The nucleotide sequence ATAAGTCCTGGATTAATTTTCTAGGTTTCAACTGTCCACTGTTTCATTCTAGACAGCGCTACAGGTTATCTGTGTTAGGTCCAGAATGAATCCAGATTGGACTCAGTACTGCCCAGAGGTTTTTAGGGCATCCGTTGAGATTATAGTTTCCctactgtttattttttaaataatttgtattaattttactaaataaacaaGAATTACTGAAATTACAAAGAAACAATGGCATACATAAAGGCATACATAAAACATCTAGGATAAACAAAGGAgaacgaaagaaagaaaaagttgaGGTATAATCTTTGATCAGCTCAGTTCTGTATGTTATGTGCATGTACATGGAGGGGAGATGGGAGACTACAGCTCAGCAGGATGGCAAGGAGAGGGAGCTTTCTGCTTTTCTGTTCTGTGCGGTGAGAAAGATCCTGTTTTTCACTAAACAGCATGAAAGTAAAGGAATCTGCTCAAGGAGAAAAGTGCAGCCCAGAATCCAAGCAAGGTAGAAATTAGTGCACGAGTGAGTGAAAGAAGGTTTGTATATATGAATCTGCACATGCATGCTGAATGCTTTGGTCCTGACCCCTGCAGATATGTGACGCTTAACCACTTTCCCTGAGGAAGAGAGTCCTTGGGGTAGGGGAAAGATTCCTCACTTTGTCTAGGCTCTGGCATGCAGCAATTACACCATCACTATTGTGGACATCATGCCATGAAGGCCAGAAACTGGGGAGAGAGTAAATGGCTTAAGGCTCCCATTTATGGCATGAAAGGCACAACCAAGTGTCTGAGATTGTGAGCACTGCTGTGTGTCCAAGCATCCAGGGACCACATGAACTCGTCTTTCTTTATTTACCCCAGGCGCTCCAACCCTGCTGAGCAGACTGATCCAGactttgtctggattaagtttctgGACATCTGTTAGACTTCTAGAAAAGCAATTTATTTGCTTTTGTTTCCAGAGTGGATGTTGAAGAACTGgccggctgcagctgtctccagATAAATACCGTCTATGTTAACTTGTCCAAGAGACAATAGCCCAGAGAACAAAGAGATACAACACTGTATAATAACAGGCACACAGAGTGTCTCCAGACTGCCACTATTTATCGgatgggattcaagcacataccagaactttagATTTGCGaagttaaaagtggattagaaaCAGGTTTTTTGTGTTTGGAAAgcaatggggaaatgcattgaaaagtatgggatgaacaaatgactaacGGGGAAGCATGTAAACACCCTGCcggcaaatcaagatgaatgacCATTGTCgtgccctgcaaacaaatcagaatgaatgctcaatagagaCTGAATATCACCTAaactccatgtaagctttgtggaagcaaatcaggatgactgctcaGTCGACAGCTGGCCTGGCGGGGCCCTAACGCACCCATAACCCTTGCAGAGGCAATCACCACCTACAGTATTCCTTAGAGCAGTTTTCCCCATGTTGCAGCTGTCCTGTCCACTCACCTGGAAGATGCCACCCCCACCCAGGTTGTAGCTGAGCTCACAGGGGAGCTCATGGCGAAATTTGCTGGCAAATTCCGGGTACAGCTCCAGGCTGGCCAAAAGGCCAGGAAGGCTCAGGCACTGCAGGTCACAGTAGGTGAGGCCCCGTACATCTGCATTGGCTTGAACCACCTCCTCCTTGGATGAGATGTGGCAACCAATCAGATCCCCCTTAcctaaaaaaaaacaaaggaacAAAAGGTAACAGGTGGGACCCAACTAACAAAATGGTAGTAGCCTCACTTTAGGATGGGGTTCCTTCTCCATCAAAAGGCTCATCCAGACAGTTCTGTggggccctggtgaggagtaccgTAGTGAAGATGAACATATCTATCAGCATCTCCATGAGCGGTGGCACCTGAATTTCCCTTGCTAGAGGAGCAGGGGGCtggtttttaaaagcagcttaaTGAGACCCGTGACTGGAAAGCAGCATTCGTGGGGCTGAAGACTAGGGACGGGGACACAACAGAGTGGAATGGGAATCTGTAAGCTGATCTTGTTTTCAAGCAAAAAAGAACATAATCCAGTTGCCTTTGACGTGTACCGCCTCAAGATGCTGTTGTGGGGCTGTATATTTGAAGTTTCCCTCCATATTAAAGAAACTCTatggaaagctagcatgtcaaggAGAAGGTACGAACCCAATCTTTCCCCCTGGCGCTGTAGTTTTCCATGTGCAGGAGCAGAGGAACAACCCCGCCACACTCCttctccctctttccctccctcatATATACCATCACATGCCCCACCCCTACTAGGAGAGAAAAGGAATCGCAGGGGCTGGTGCAAAGGGGCCACTGTACCTAGGATGGCGAGCACAGTGCCATCTTTGAGCACCTCCATGGAGCCCGAGCAGACAAGATAGAGCGCCTGGAGAGCATCCCCCTGCCGGATCAGGTATTCCCCAGGTGTGCAGAAGGACGTGCGGACGCTGAGCGAGAGCAAGCGCCGGCAGCCCCGGCTCGCCCCCTCAAAGAGCGGCAGCTGCAGCAGCTCCTTGTGCAAGTGCAGGGCAATGTCAGCGCGCAGTTCATCTGGGAGGCTCTGCAGCAACtggagggatggggggggggaaggaaaggtcAGACCTTGGTTCCAAGAGGAGCATCAACACTGCCACCATCCTCAACACAGGTGCGTTGCAGGCAGCCACTCTTACCCTCAATGCACAGCCACAGGGGTGATGAAACTTAGAGAACAGATTCTATTAAATGGGCCCAAGGACTCACCATCACCACTTGCTGCAAAGAATAGAAATCACATCACAATGGATGGCCAAGGTGCAAAACCCAGACTAGATTCTATGGTTAGTGGCTCTCTAACTCAATCCCCACTTCCCAAACTGGATAGCTTCAACCCAGCTTTTGGAAAGAGGGTGCATTGAGTGACAAAGCCCAGGGTTTAAAAGGCCCAGAGGAGATCTTCCTCCTGGATGCAGAGAGTGAGTGTGGTTACAGCCATGCTCAGAGTGTCAGACTTGGACTAAGGCTGAAGTCCCCATTGGGTCATTGTGTGAAGGCCATTGTGTGACCAGCAGCCAATCATGAGCTCACAaaagttgttctgaggataaaattggatAATGCCATCGACACTGTGTTGTgttgcttggaggaagggtgggatacaaatgtgggAGGTTAACATGCTGTTTCATCCCACCTTGCACAGATGCAGACCTATACACATGCCCCATTTCTACCTGAGCTCTGAGAAAGTGTGAAATTTTGCACTGGGCACTGAATTCAGCACCTTACAAACAtcagttttgtttcattttaaaacaaggatCTAGTCCTTTTGGCTGTGAAGTCAGAGTTTGAAAAGATACTGATAGGCCTTGTGAAATCTCACCAGCCTGAAATGAGGCTGAATAAAACTTCTATTGGTGAGAACACTCTACTGCTCCTGTCCTTCTCCATGATCAGCAGTACATTGGACTCTCATCTAGCAATTGAGCAATGAACGGTGGTCAGAGGAACAGATTCCAAACGGAATGCAAAGGAGAAACTTAAAGCACCACAGTGCAGGGCACTGAGGGCAAATTTCAGTAAGGAGGACCAAACATTTCCATTACTTTATGGTATCCTATTGTTTTCTTGCCAAACCCCCTACCTTCATCTTGTCTGTACTTTCATTGCCAGTTCATCCCTCCTACTCATTGGTCAATGCCCCGGAAAAAACCCAGATCTTTCTTTACACTATTGTGAAAATCATGACAAGAACAACATTAACATgtgtatcttgcccttcctccaaggagttcagtgTGGCACACATGGATACCCCCCtcccttttatcctcataacaaccctgcgatgtaggttaggctgagcgagAATGGGACTGGAACTATGCCACTCCTATATTCTGCATCATGCCTAGGGGAATACCCTTGTTTTACATATGTATTTAGTAgaacttcttcaccaccaccattcctGAAGTATTTGTGCACTGATTAGGCGCCATTACCTACTTCCTCACCAGGCTGCTTTCTCCCAATCTCCACTGGGGAAGGTCAAGTGGCCCCAGGAAGAACGCTTCCTCCTTTCAACCCACAAGCCCCAGCCTTCTTTCTCACCTCACGCGTGTCAATGCCATTGCTGGCACTCCAGGTGGCCTGGAAGTACTCAAGCATCCGCTGCTTCAGCGGTGGAGGGATGCGGTGAATGCGGATGTAATCGTGCAGGTCACGTGTGCGGCTGTGGTAGAGGAAGCGGCGGGCATACATGCGCTGGATGATGGCAGTCACATTCCCAAAGACTACAGCATGCATCAAAGCTGAGGGGGAGGAGTGGAAAAGAGAGAACAGCACTAAAGCTAGTCTGGCAAACATGGAGAATATCCccatcacccacccacccttaCGATGGGATAAATGACTGCACAAGGACCTCAGGGAGGCAAAATAGGACAAAGTCCAGAAGCCATGACAAGCTAAATATGTCATCTAAAAGAGTGAGCAGGGCATGGTGACAAAGACATGGGCTGGGCCGGGCCTGAACAAAAATCTCTGAGACTACATATGCAGCAGAATGAAGTGAGGATGAGGTGGCAGAGTTCTGAGGTTGTAGAATGGTCTGCACTACTTCAAGACTGCAGATGGTGGATCCCCTTTTTGGAAGGTCCCCCAggtgaaaggaaaaaaaagtagCACCTCAGGAGAAAGACTtgaacacagcctgctccctatTATACTAGTTTTCTGCTTGCAGGGTGCTTTCATATAACAGAGCATTAACAATGCGATTCCCCACCTGCGGTCTAAAGTAGTACAGTCCATTCTGTCATTTCAAAACTCCACCATCTCATTCCAAGCTCATTCTGCAGTATGTGCAAGCCAAAGGTGAAGTTGTCCATTCATTTTCCCAACCTCTGATGAACAACTGTGGAAACAAAGCTGCAGTTGAGACCTATGCCACCTCCTatttctcaacaacaacaacaaataccctTCTGGAAAGACTTGCTCCTCACCTCCAGTTAATTAACTTTAGCCAGGGCTATAGGTATTCCCTAATTGTGGGGTTGCTCCATAAAAGCACAAGCCCTGGAGCTGGATGCAGAAGCCAGCATCCTGAgacagtccacttccattttataGGACAGCAGGCATGACTGCAGGCCTCAACTGAAATCATGAACCTTCCTGTTCCTGTCTAAGAATGCCACAAACTCTGATGCTTGGCCTACCTGCAATATCCTAGCTGAAGATTGGCCATGGTGAATTCTGATGACAGATCCTTGTTTTTTCCTTCTCATTTATCCTTACCTTCTCTTATCTAATGGTtaagggcaggggtgggaaatctgtggctctccagatgttggactaaatgTTACACTAAACagtcaccatccctgaccattggtcatgctagctggggctgcggggagttggagtccaacaacatctagcaggcatacaggttccccattcttgggTTACGGGATTAGGCTTGTATTTAACCAGTCGCTAAATCAAGCATTTGAAAGAACTGGGACCATAAAGCCATCTagccctctcttttttttttgcataaggGTGGGCCTAAAAACATAAGGACTGCCTTGCAGGGATTGCACCAAAATAAATGTCATAATAATAGAAGGTGCTTGCCCTGTTGTTGTCATGATAACCAGATTGCCCAGGAACCCACAAGAGAAGCtgacagcagggaaacaggaggaggaggaggagaggggcagACTGACATTCTGCTGCTGGTGCTCCTCATTCCCAGCCGACTGCGTCTCCAAGCTTAAGTCCATACTCACCCCCCACCAGCATGGTGCATATGGAGAAAATCTTCTCCGAGTCGGTGTTTGCCGACACATTGCCAAAGCCCACACTGGTCAAGCTGCTGAGGGCAAAGTAGAGGGACGTGATATAGGCACTCCGCAGCGAGGGACCCCCCAACAGCTCCCATGTGCTGCTGTTCAGGGCTGGGCTTGTCCGGTTGGCAGAATCGTCTTCAGCACTGTTGTTCCTCTGCACCAGATAGTAGGGAGTCTCTAGGCGCCGGGCCAGCTCCTGCAgccaccctgggaggaaggggaagagggaagcCAGCTTAGAAGAACCCCCAGGGCGGGCCAAGATCCTGTACCTGAATGCtagctccttccctccctcccccgcaCCACCAAAACCCTTACAAACACAGAGTCTTTGTCCAGAGGCTCCCAGGCACAGAGCTGAGGCATCTGGTCCTGTTTTCTGCAATAAGGCAGGGCATAGGAACACCAGAAGTGTCTTGCTGGATGTTGCCAATAGCGGCCAGTCAAATGGCTCTTGCACTCAGAAGCAGGGCATGGAGGTGATCCCCATCCCCTTTTGCTTGCCTGAAAAATCTGGTGTTcaaagattatttattttatatcctgcctgtcctcccagaaggagcccagagcagcaaacaaaaacactaaaaacatctttaaaacacctcttaaaaaacctaaaaacaattccaaaacagatgcagactgggataaggtctctacttaaaagacttgttgaaagaggaaggtctttagtaggcactaaaaagacaacagagacgatacctgtctaatatttaaggggaggaaattccatagggTAAGTGGGTATCCAAAGAGTATACTGCTTAGATatgtggaggttccatttagtatCATAGCCAATAATTGCTTGTAGAGCTATCCTCTGTGGATGCATCTGATATCCTTTTGAAAAGCCACCTGAACTGGTGGCCCATCCTGAAGAATGAATTGTGTTCTAATGGTAATTATGGATCATTCATTGATCAATAAATGCAATGCATTTCATAAGCCCTCTTCACCAGAACAGCTCACACATTGAATCAACACATGGGTGGGCCTATGCCAATTATTGTCATTATTATGCAGATTTATAGGCCGCTTCACAGCATAAAGCCATCAAACAGTGTACAAAATTAGCCAGGCCCCTGATGTTGTTCACGGCAGCTTACGCCACCCCTCACGTCCGTGCATAAAACCTGCACCAGGAAGCCTTCATGTGTACAGCCTTGCTTGATTGGAATTCCAGATTGTGTTGAAGCCTTTGTGTGTACCGCTGTATGTGAGAAGGCTTCCCTGCTGCAGACATTCACATTGTTAGGTATGGATGCCAGGGGGCGGGGCAAGCTGATGTGCACAATGTCAGGGACTAGCTAGTCAGCATGCCTGCTCATGCAGCTGATTCACCATGTGAGCAGAGAGCAACAGCATGTTGTCATCAGACTGAGCAAGGAGGAATCACTACAAATCAGTCAGAAGCATCTTATCCAAGCAAAGCTTTGCCAGGGGCCCCCATGCCTCCATCCCATCCTGTtcaagtggggggggggcaattATCTGGAGAGACTTTGCGGGGGGCTGCCGGGGGCAATGAGGAGGGGGCAGGAACAGTTGCCCACTGAGAGCTTCCTGCTGATCAAGGTGACAGAGGACTCAAGCTATGGCCTGTGCCTCGCTTGCATCATTCTACACAGGTTGCAGAGTCCGGCTGTGCTTGGGACAGAATTCTCATGGTTGCTTGTTCTGTTGTTTGAACAAAGAGTATCCCCAGCCCTACCGCCAGCTActctcagaggcaggcaggcaactaTCTAGAGGTAGGACTGCCAGAACCAAAGGTTTGACCTGACATTTCTGGCTTCCTTTGGCCTCCTTCTGGGGGTCTCCAGGAGATGGAGTTAAATCTCAAGGCAAAAGGCCAGAGCGGGGCAAGGGGAAGAGGCAAACTCTTTCCCTCAGGAGTCAGGACCCATCCCTAGTCACTTCTCAAGACTCCATTGCCCCTTTAAACCACGCCCTTTTATCAGTGTGTATTGGTGTCTTGCTCTTTTCTCCCTATGGGGGAGAGAGGCAAACACCAATAAGGATTTAAGAAATACATAGTGAAAGCAATGCAGTCCATAAATCCCACACTGGAGATCAATTAAGAGAGGTCTGAGAGATATCTCCAAGTATCTGttttaaaggaaaggaaaaaaacattcGCCAACAGCCAATAGGTGCCAGCAGCAAGGCTCCATCCCCTGATGATCAGAGTCCCACAAGATTTGGCAACCCTTCCTAAAGGTACATGCAGCAGTTGCTTGTTAGCTTGTCGTCATGCAGTCCCAAGAATCTGTTAGACAACAGTAATTACAGAAGAACGTATCGCCCCCAAGAGAAAATGAGTGAGTGCATGTGTgggtctattatttatttattctagcGACCGCGGCATCTGCATCAATGCTTCCGCTTGCATGCTTGCGTGCACGCACCCTCGTGCATTCACGCCCCGCTGAGTCGCACAACCCACATCCCTTGCACAAGTTGGAAACAGCAAGATACCAAACGCACCGATCCCCGGCAGTTGAGAGGGGCTGCTCTCGACCTCACGCTGCCCAATAAAGTACCAGACGCAAGCGACCCAGTGCGCCAAGAGAGCAAAGACAGTCATGAGCAGGGTGAGCACCACCGCGCTGTATTGCGAGTACCGGTCCAGGTTGGGAAGCAGCCGCAGTAAGCGCAGGAGCCTCACTGTCTTGAGCAGGTGCGCCCCAAAGTACTGAGTggaggagaaagaaaaaagttGGATCATCCTGCACTGCAACATTAATGGGAGAGATGAGAATGGAGCCAGGGATGAGGTGCCGTAGTGCGGTGGCACAACGACGGGGAGGGGCAGTGGTCCCTGCAGGATATACCTCCCTGTGAACTAAAAGTAAATTTAATATATcaaaccctccccccccatttaaaatattacaatgtggcggggggaggagagagagaaagaaaaagaaaatataggGCAGGTCCAATAAtgaatgaaattaattaaataacctTAAATAAATTTCACGTGCATCAAGCTTATAACTAATTGCAGTGTCACACTGACTTCTAACAGACACCAGCCAACCCATACCCAAAGGCACCCTTTGGTCCTTTCATCATAACATTTCTGGTTATAGAAAGATGGTCTGCAAGAGATGGAGGAGTGGTACCAGAACAGCCCCCTAGTGGTAGGAAAGTGGAGGCACCATGTCTTAACTTGAGGTAAGGGCAAAGAGTTGGTGCTAATGGAAGCTTCTGTTCGAGAGCTAATAGCAGCTttgaaaatggggagggggtgggggtgggatttTCAACAAAACCTCTGCATGGGGAGAGGAAGCCCCCTCCCCACATATGGCGATTCCAGTTGTGCTTCTCCCGCACCCACCCTCAAGTGACACAGTTGCTACAGtgaagagaaaaagcagtcatgtTCAATGTATTCACATTTTTAATATCATGTCTGTTTGCCTTTCACCTGAGAATCTTCAGGATGTTTTCTAGGACTGAATCCTGGGACTGAAGCATTATTCAGTCATTCCAATACAGCTGAATCTACCAATCCAACAGGCTGTGCCCAAGCTTGGAGAGGCATTCAAAGTTTTCCAAACTGCTTTAGGTGCCCTGGTCTTCATCACTAATCTCAGTGCTTAATGAGCCTCAGCCCTGGCatctgtttcatttcagacaatgTTGCCAAGCTATGGAAACACTCACATGATGCATTGGTGTGGCCTGTTTTTCTTTACACCTGGAGTTAAGAGCACCTCTGGGTTTATACAGAGTACATTTCTCCCATCCCTGATTCACCACAGTTCTCAGAGTCCATAGTGAGAGAGGGAAGGGATTCCAGATCAGAAGACATGACTTTGAGGCAGAATCATATAGCAGCATATTTTTACACATAAAATAAATactgagaaagagggagagaccaAGCTCAGTGAATGATGTGGGAGAAAAACCAAACCTACTATGTTTTAATGCCAGCTTGGCCCAGCAAAGGCTATTCAGCTCCCTGTTGTTTTGAATGGTGCCGGGCTGCCAGCAGAAGATCTATGCACACTTGCACACTTCAGCCTCCTTTGCCTCCTTTGATGAAGCACTAGCACCCAACTTACCACGTTGACCTTGAAGGCATAGAGGAGGTCAAAGGGCAGTGCTGCTAAGAGGTCCAGCACAAACCAGCGGGTCAAGTAGTGCAGGAATATGGCATGCGGATCAAACACCACCTGCCCTGACTTGCTCACAAACGTGGTGCGGAAATTTAGCACAATGTCTGGAAAGAGAAGAAAGAATGATTAATGAGAAAGCTTGCAGCTTTTAAAATAGACATGTCCTTGCAGCTGTTAAAccaggactacaattcccagaatcccTGACcgtgttggttggggctgatggaaatggaatccaatatctggagggctagccacagtttccccatcattGAGTTAGGCTATGGTCAGTGGAGAAGTGGGTCTGGAGTTCCTAAaaccaaaaggggaaaaaagccgGCGGTTCTGTCTTCTTTAAGACCAAGCACTGAGGATCGGATAGGAGCAGAGGCTGCAGACTGAGAGTGAGAGGAAGGTAGCTCCGCCTTAACTGCTTTACCTGATAAATGGGAGCAATTCTTGACTGCACACAGAATCACAGGTACAGATTTCAATTGGCTTAGTGCTTGATGACTCACAACTGAATGTGGGAACGGCCTCTGTTAGAAAATACTAACTTGGGGTATCTTGAGATATAAAAGCCACTGCTGGTTGGGGAGGCAGTTTGCCAGGTGGAACCTCTCCCTGCTGCTACTACATGGCAAtagaggagggagagggattcCCACCTTTACCTGTAAGcaccaggaggcagtgatggaggaGGCAGCCTTGGTCAGCCCCATGCAAGCATGCAGTTGCATATGGCATTGCTTCGTTGTCGTCGCTAACATTTTATTGAaagacttttattttattttatatgtgaaCAAAATCACACTGCTTCTCGGTAGCCTGGCATAGGATACTGACATCAGCAAAGGTGACGATCCAAGTAAACAGATTCAGATTTGTTTCCAAGTATCCCGTCATCAGACTATTGCAAAGCAAGAGTTTAATGGACAAAGGGGACAACATCTCTGTATTAACGTTAAATAGATTACACAAACCTGATACAGGAACAGGTCATATTCCAAACACGCCTTTTCTTGTGGATTAAAACAGGTTGAAGCCCCAACGGCCACTTACCGTACTCATGAAGAAGGAAAGGGCCGTTTCCCCCCAACCTAAGCATGCACTCCAGAAGCAGTGAGgaaagacaggaagctgccttacatcaggtcagaccatttgtccagctagcccagtattgtctactctgactggcagcagctcttcatggCCTTGGGCAGAGAGGAGTTTTTCCCATCAGCCACTGAAGCTTTTAGCTTAGGGATAGGGAAATtatagccttccagatgctgttgtactacaactcccatcatccctgactgctggccatgctgactggggctggtggAGATGAAGCGACATCtagggggccacaggttctccacccctgcttgtgctggggactgaagctgggGCCTTCTCCTCCTTGCAAAGCGTGTGCTCTGTCAGTGAGGAATGGTCCCTCCCAATCTTTGTTAGACTATTGTCTTCTTACCTAGGATAAAAAGGATCTCAACAGAAAGATCACAGACGCTGGGGGGTGCACGAGGAGCCTCCAGAAGCCCTTCGTCTTTGGTACCGCTGAAGCAAACGCTGTAGGGTACCATAACAGCGACGTACAGTGTGGCCAAGAGAATCAGCCCATCCCATCCAGCTTTGAAGGTCCCATAATGCAACAGGATGAATGGTGACTTCCGTGCTGCAGCCACCTTGTATTCAGGTAGGGCAGGCTTCTCCCCAAAGACACCCTGGGGGAAGAATGACAACAGGGGTCACCACTTCAAATCATAGGGCTGGGAGGCTATTGGGAGCAAAGGAGGGCTATCCCCATATCAGCCAGCCATGCATCAACCTACACAG is from Rhineura floridana isolate rRhiFlo1 chromosome 3, rRhiFlo1.hap2, whole genome shotgun sequence and encodes:
- the KCNH3 gene encoding potassium voltage-gated channel subfamily H member 3 isoform X2, whose amino-acid sequence is MQRCCACSFLYGPDTSELVRTQIRKALDERKEFKAELILYRKSGVPFWCLLDVVPIKNEKGEVALFLVSHKDITETKSRASAENWKEGGGRRHYSRAGAKGFNANRRRSRAVLYHLSGHLQKQGKGKRKLHKGVFGEKPALPEYKVAAARKSPFILLHYGTFKAGWDGLILLATLYVAVMVPYSVCFSGTKDEGLLEAPRAPPSVCDLSVEILFILDIVLNFRTTFVSKSGQVVFDPHAIFLHYLTRWFVLDLLAALPFDLLYAFKVNVYFGAHLLKTVRLLRLLRLLPNLDRYSQYSAVVLTLLMTVFALLAHWVACVWYFIGQREVESSPSQLPGIGWLQELARRLETPYYLVQRNNSAEDDSANRTSPALNSSTWELLGGPSLRSAYITSLYFALSSLTSVGFGNVSANTDSEKIFSICTMLVGALMHAVVFGNVTAIIQRMYARRFLYHSRTRDLHDYIRIHRIPPPLKQRMLEYFQATWSASNGIDTRELLQSLPDELRADIALHLHKELLQLPLFEGASRGCRRLLSLSVRTSFCTPGEYLIRQGDALQALYLVCSGSMEVLKDGTVLAILGKGDLIGCHISSKEEVVQANADVRGLTYCDLQCLSLPGLLASLELYPEFASKFRHELPCELSYNLGGGGIFQAESPTLTLSSREPTALLSTVGKDPDASFPPRRRTYCLPAEKPSSPLLPSSSGVHSNHPPRLSFPCHPPSETSSRPTALRLHSAPCSVPPDLSPRVVDGIEDGSSPDKPIFSFRLGPSGPDYGSPSPGTDSGLLTIPPELSGADTIEKLRQAVAELSGQVQQMREGLHSLRQAVQLFLLSQAPAQPRIDPSAYGPFPHADTPTTPLLSPLRVDTGLPPAFCPHRPPPAPCPNGACGRVQWMWAPSAGQSSPWPGTYWTLESGKDSETVTVSPVGHGSKDQGSNTQLPSPIQRDSCLSQACSPTDPACHTGLTETKPSRTQACDSSSLEMVLIGAGDDGSTCSAPCRPEEEGTGL